One window of Brevibacterium pigmentatum genomic DNA carries:
- a CDS encoding 2-hydroxyacid dehydrogenase: MSITTIAFPNSELRNRVIAQIPAHQRADVDLVVFSDAERSAKLSRDDVDVVVLPYLDSGPTIELLDELPNLRLVITQTTGFDPVSHLPERGIQVATASGVHTGGTAELALALTLASLRGIDDAVRSQVSRVWEHHRYRSLQDRRVMIIGVGEIGSAIADRFDPFEVQLTRVASTAREDERGKIHGVDELPKLLPHTEVVVLITPLNEGTHHLVDEKFLSQLPDNALIVNVARGKVVDTDALVAELATGRLHAALDVTDPEPLPRNHALWGTPNTLITPHVGGDTSAFEPRVVKILAEQVRRINDGQQPVNLIKA; the protein is encoded by the coding sequence ATGTCCATCACCACAATCGCCTTCCCGAACTCCGAGCTCCGCAACCGTGTGATCGCTCAGATCCCTGCTCACCAGCGCGCCGATGTCGACCTCGTCGTCTTCTCCGATGCCGAGCGATCGGCCAAGCTCAGCCGCGACGATGTCGACGTCGTCGTCCTGCCCTACCTGGATTCCGGACCGACGATCGAGCTGCTCGACGAACTGCCCAACCTGCGCTTGGTGATCACGCAGACGACTGGATTCGACCCCGTCTCCCACCTGCCCGAACGCGGGATCCAGGTCGCGACCGCCTCGGGCGTGCACACCGGAGGAACCGCCGAGCTCGCTCTGGCACTGACCCTGGCCAGCCTGCGCGGCATCGACGACGCCGTGCGCTCGCAGGTCTCGCGGGTGTGGGAGCACCATCGCTACCGTTCGCTGCAGGACCGTCGCGTGATGATCATCGGCGTCGGTGAGATCGGCTCGGCCATCGCCGATCGCTTCGACCCCTTCGAGGTTCAGCTCACTCGCGTGGCCTCGACCGCGCGTGAGGACGAGCGCGGGAAGATCCACGGCGTCGACGAGCTGCCGAAGCTGCTGCCCCACACCGAGGTGGTTGTGCTCATCACCCCGCTCAACGAGGGCACCCACCACCTCGTCGACGAGAAGTTCCTCAGCCAGCTTCCCGACAATGCGCTCATCGTCAACGTCGCCCGCGGCAAGGTGGTTGACACGGATGCGCTCGTGGCCGAGCTCGCCACCGGCCGACTCCATGCCGCCCTCGACGTCACCGACCCGGAGCCGCTGCCGCGCAACCACGCACTGTGGGGCACCCCGAACACCCTCATTACGCCCCACGTCGGAGGCGACACCTCGGCGTTCGAGCCCCGAGTCGTGAAGATTCTCGCCGAGCAGGTCAGGCGGATCAACGACGGGCAGCAGCCGGTCAACCTCATCAAGGCCTGA
- the ilvD gene encoding dihydroxy-acid dehydratase: MSIDTDNTTPDIKPRSRDVTDGLEATAARGMLRAVGMGDDDWVKPQIAIATSWNEITPCNMSLQRLGSAAKEGVHEAGGFPLEFGTISVSDGISMGHEGMHYSLVSREVITDSVETVMSAERLDGSVLMAGCDKSIPGMLMASARLGLSSVFLYNGSIMPGTAKMEDGSEKEVTLIDAFEAVGACRAGTMSQKDVDAIERAVCPGEGACGGMYTANTMASAAEAMGMSLPGSAAPPAIHRNRTMFARKSGEAVVNMLRQGITARDIITRESLHNAIAVVMAFGGSTNAVLHLLAIAHEAGVELELDDFNRIGDKVPHLGNVKPFGQYVMNDVFKIGGVPVIMKALLDAGLLNGDCLTVTGKTVAENLESINPPDPDGKILRALNNPIHATGGLTVLQGSLAPEGAVVKSAGFDADVFEGTARVFNQEKPAMDAVLNGELKKGDVVVIRYEGPKGGPGMREMLAITGAIKGAGIGKDVLLLTDGRFSGGSTGLCIGHIAPEAVDGGPIALVEDGDKITVDIAARSIELHVDEEVLAERRKSWTIPDNHRLTGVLGKYAKLVQSASKGAVCF, translated from the coding sequence ATGAGCATCGATACAGACAACACCACTCCCGACATCAAACCCCGTTCCCGCGATGTCACGGACGGCCTCGAAGCCACCGCCGCACGCGGAATGCTTCGCGCCGTCGGCATGGGCGACGATGACTGGGTGAAGCCGCAGATCGCGATCGCGACCTCGTGGAACGAGATCACCCCCTGCAACATGTCGCTGCAGCGTCTCGGTTCGGCCGCCAAGGAAGGCGTCCACGAGGCCGGTGGCTTCCCGCTGGAATTCGGCACCATCTCCGTCTCGGACGGAATCTCGATGGGCCACGAGGGAATGCACTACTCGCTGGTCTCCCGTGAGGTCATCACCGACTCCGTCGAAACCGTGATGAGCGCCGAACGGCTCGACGGCTCCGTGCTCATGGCCGGCTGCGACAAGTCGATCCCCGGAATGCTCATGGCCTCCGCCCGCCTCGGACTCTCCAGCGTCTTCCTCTACAACGGTTCGATCATGCCCGGAACCGCAAAGATGGAGGACGGCTCGGAGAAGGAAGTCACCCTCATCGATGCTTTCGAGGCCGTCGGCGCCTGCCGCGCCGGCACCATGTCCCAGAAGGACGTCGACGCCATCGAACGTGCCGTCTGCCCCGGTGAGGGTGCCTGTGGCGGAATGTACACGGCGAACACGATGGCCTCGGCCGCCGAGGCCATGGGGATGTCGCTGCCGGGTTCGGCCGCTCCGCCGGCCATCCACCGCAATCGCACGATGTTCGCTCGCAAGTCCGGCGAGGCGGTCGTGAACATGCTGCGCCAGGGCATCACTGCGCGCGACATCATCACCCGCGAATCGCTGCACAATGCGATCGCCGTGGTCATGGCCTTCGGCGGTTCGACGAACGCAGTCCTCCACCTGCTGGCCATCGCCCACGAGGCCGGAGTGGAACTCGAGCTCGACGACTTCAACCGCATCGGCGACAAGGTTCCGCACCTGGGCAACGTCAAGCCCTTCGGCCAGTACGTGATGAACGATGTCTTCAAGATCGGCGGCGTGCCCGTGATCATGAAGGCACTCCTCGACGCCGGTCTGCTCAACGGCGATTGCCTGACGGTCACCGGCAAGACCGTGGCCGAGAACCTCGAGTCGATCAACCCGCCGGATCCGGACGGGAAGATCCTGCGTGCCCTCAACAACCCGATCCACGCCACCGGTGGCCTCACCGTGCTGCAGGGATCGCTGGCACCCGAGGGCGCCGTCGTGAAGTCTGCGGGCTTCGACGCCGATGTCTTCGAAGGCACCGCTCGCGTCTTCAACCAGGAGAAGCCGGCGATGGATGCCGTGCTGAACGGCGAACTGAAGAAGGGCGACGTCGTCGTCATCCGCTACGAAGGCCCCAAGGGCGGACCCGGAATGCGCGAGATGCTCGCGATCACCGGCGCCATCAAGGGCGCGGGTATCGGCAAGGACGTCCTGCTGCTCACCGACGGCCGCTTCTCCGGCGGTTCGACCGGTCTGTGCATCGGCCACATCGCCCCCGAGGCAGTCGACGGCGGCCCGATCGCGCTCGTCGAGGACGGTGACAAGATCACC
- a CDS encoding CE1759 family FMN reductase has translation MSTNTMSIVAVTTSLSEDSTTLKLTDRVLASAASAGESVGIGVTTDVINVRSLATALTDMTLTGFRSEALEQAFATIAAADAIVTVAPVYKAAPVGLHTLFWQLIDDKALSRKPVLIGSTGGTARHSLAGDAVLRPMLSYLKGIVVPTTVFAATDDWGTVEGGRTLTARIRQAGEELVSLTATFIGAGNDDLAEVADPDSHAGAGAGATRGASSANRGIVDEFDPANVTPFAQLLEG, from the coding sequence ATGAGCACGAACACGATGAGCATCGTGGCCGTGACCACCTCGCTGAGCGAGGACTCGACCACACTCAAACTCACCGATCGAGTGCTCGCATCTGCCGCCTCGGCGGGGGAATCGGTGGGCATCGGCGTGACCACGGACGTCATCAACGTCCGCAGCCTCGCCACCGCGCTCACGGATATGACCCTGACCGGGTTCCGCTCCGAAGCGTTGGAGCAGGCCTTTGCGACCATCGCCGCCGCCGATGCGATCGTCACCGTCGCGCCGGTGTACAAGGCCGCCCCGGTCGGTCTGCACACCCTGTTCTGGCAGCTGATCGATGACAAAGCGCTGAGCCGCAAGCCCGTGCTCATCGGCTCCACCGGCGGCACGGCGCGCCATTCCCTGGCCGGGGACGCGGTGCTGCGGCCGATGCTGTCCTACCTCAAGGGCATCGTCGTGCCCACGACGGTCTTCGCCGCGACCGACGACTGGGGAACCGTCGAGGGCGGCCGGACGCTGACCGCCCGGATCCGCCAGGCGGGGGAGGAGCTCGTGTCCCTGACCGCGACGTTCATCGGGGCCGGCAACGACGACCTCGCCGAGGTGGCCGACCCCGATTCGCACGCAGGTGCAGGGGCGGGCGCGACCCGGGGCGCCTCCTCGGCGAATCGCGGAATCGTCGACGAATTCGACCCCGCGAACGTCACCCCGTTCGCGCAGCTGCTCGAGGGCTGA
- a CDS encoding MarR family winged helix-turn-helix transcriptional regulator: protein MTEIRFGLGRETLAQNAWRTYFETSQRLRQALEVQLKDDAGLDVSDYNTLLLLWEAPERTLTMSALAKKLVFSPSRLNYRIKVLVDAGLVTKTQCLEDGRAHNVALTEAGARAFLSAGSQHKSYVDEVFFDHVSDAELEVIEAVFTRIGNSLPE, encoded by the coding sequence ATGACGGAGATCAGATTCGGGCTCGGAAGGGAGACGCTGGCGCAGAATGCGTGGCGGACCTATTTCGAGACTTCGCAGCGCCTCCGTCAGGCCCTCGAAGTCCAGCTCAAGGACGATGCAGGGCTCGACGTCAGCGACTACAACACGCTGCTCCTGCTGTGGGAAGCGCCGGAGCGGACGCTGACGATGAGCGCCCTGGCGAAGAAGCTCGTCTTCTCGCCATCGCGGCTGAACTATCGGATCAAGGTCCTCGTCGACGCGGGGCTCGTGACGAAGACTCAATGCCTCGAAGACGGGCGTGCCCATAATGTGGCACTCACCGAGGCGGGGGCGCGGGCATTCCTGTCCGCCGGGTCCCAGCACAAGAGCTATGTCGACGAGGTCTTCTTCGACCATGTCAGCGACGCCGAACTCGAGGTGATCGAGGCCGTGTTCACACGGATCGGGAACTCCCTGCCCGAGTGA
- a CDS encoding LLM class flavin-dependent oxidoreductase, with the protein MEFGIFTIGDVTTDPTDGTTVSENQRIKNTVEIAKKAEEVGLDVFATGQHHNPPFVAPANPPILLANIAAQTEKLELSTATTLITTTDPVRIAEDYSYAQHLSDGRISLIMGRGNTGPVYPWFGKDIRAGIPLAVENYNLLYRLWREKNIDWEGKFRTPLGGFTVTPTPLDEVPPFVWHGSIRSPEIAEQAAYYGDGFFHNNIFWPTSHTARMVQLYRQRYEYYGHGTASQAIVGLGGQVFMRKNSQDAVREFRPYFDNAPVYGHGPSLEDFSTQTPLTVGSPQQVIERTLSFRDWAGDYQRQLFLIDHAGLPQKTVLEQLDLLGEEVIPVLREEFAKGRPADVPDAPTHESLVIRHREGRDPIPGGGEGSRAFEDRQARAAEAAQNPTQEGADRS; encoded by the coding sequence ATGGAATTCGGAATCTTCACCATCGGCGATGTCACCACCGACCCCACCGACGGCACCACCGTCAGCGAGAACCAGCGGATCAAGAACACAGTCGAGATCGCCAAGAAGGCAGAAGAAGTCGGCCTCGACGTCTTCGCCACCGGTCAGCACCACAACCCGCCCTTCGTGGCCCCGGCGAACCCGCCGATCCTGCTGGCCAATATCGCCGCACAGACAGAGAAGCTCGAACTCTCCACGGCGACGACGCTCATCACCACGACCGATCCCGTGCGCATCGCCGAAGACTACTCGTACGCGCAGCACCTTTCCGACGGTCGCATCAGCCTGATCATGGGCCGCGGAAACACCGGTCCTGTCTACCCGTGGTTCGGCAAGGACATCCGCGCCGGAATCCCGCTGGCGGTCGAGAACTACAACCTCCTCTACCGCCTGTGGCGTGAGAAGAATATCGACTGGGAAGGCAAGTTCCGCACTCCGCTGGGCGGCTTCACCGTCACCCCGACCCCACTGGACGAAGTGCCGCCGTTCGTCTGGCACGGATCGATCCGCAGCCCCGAGATCGCCGAACAGGCCGCCTACTACGGCGACGGGTTCTTCCACAACAACATCTTCTGGCCGACCTCGCACACCGCGCGGATGGTTCAGCTCTACCGTCAGCGCTATGAGTACTACGGCCACGGCACGGCCAGCCAGGCGATCGTCGGCCTCGGCGGTCAGGTATTCATGCGCAAGAACTCCCAGGACGCCGTCCGCGAGTTCCGTCCCTACTTCGACAACGCCCCGGTCTACGGCCACGGACCCAGCCTCGAGGACTTCTCGACGCAGACTCCGCTGACCGTCGGTTCGCCGCAGCAGGTCATCGAGCGCACCCTGAGCTTCCGCGACTGGGCCGGAGACTACCAGCGTCAGCTCTTCCTCATCGACCATGCGGGACTGCCGCAGAAGACGGTGCTCGAACAGCTCGACCTCCTCGGCGAAGAGGTCATCCCCGTCCTCCGCGAGGAGTTCGCGAAGGGCCGCCCGGCCGACGTCCCCGACGCTCCCACCCACGAATCCCTCGTCATCCGGCACCGCGAAGGCCGCGACCCGATCCCCGGAGGCGGAGAGGGATCGCGTGCGTTCGAAGACCGGCAGGCACGCGCCGCCGAAGCGGCCCAGAATCCGACACAGGAAGGAGCCGACCGCTCATGA